A genomic region of Pseudomonas sp. RSB 5.4 contains the following coding sequences:
- the rlmJ gene encoding 23S rRNA (adenine(2030)-N(6))-methyltransferase RlmJ yields MNYRHAFHAGNHADVFKHLTLTRLIALMSRKEQPFAYLDTHAGIGLYDLQGDQANRTGEYLEGIARLWDQPDLPALTADYMKVLHEMNPDGQLRYYPGSPELARRLTRPQDRVMLNEKHPEDGVQLKENMAGDRRVKVHLGEGWHVARAMLPVQEKRAVMLIDPPFEQLDEMQKCAASLKEAIGRMRQTVAAIWYPVKDQRALRRFYQDLAGTGAPKLLRVELLVHPLDTPNSLNGSGMAIANPPWGLEEELRELLPWLSKKLGQTQGGWQMDWLIAES; encoded by the coding sequence ATGAATTATCGTCACGCCTTCCATGCCGGCAATCACGCCGATGTGTTCAAACACCTGACCTTGACCCGCCTCATCGCGCTGATGTCGCGCAAGGAGCAGCCGTTTGCCTATCTCGATACGCACGCCGGCATCGGTCTGTATGACCTGCAGGGTGATCAGGCCAACCGTACCGGCGAGTACCTGGAAGGCATCGCGCGTTTGTGGGATCAGCCGGATCTGCCGGCGCTGACCGCCGACTACATGAAGGTGCTGCACGAGATGAACCCGGATGGCCAGTTGCGCTACTACCCGGGTTCGCCGGAGCTGGCGCGGCGTCTGACCCGGCCGCAGGATCGGGTGATGCTCAACGAGAAGCACCCGGAAGACGGCGTGCAGCTCAAAGAGAACATGGCCGGCGACCGTCGGGTCAAGGTGCATCTGGGCGAGGGCTGGCATGTGGCGCGGGCGATGTTGCCGGTGCAGGAGAAGCGTGCGGTGATGTTGATTGATCCGCCGTTCGAGCAGCTCGACGAGATGCAAAAGTGTGCGGCGTCGCTGAAAGAAGCGATTGGCCGGATGCGCCAAACCGTGGCGGCGATCTGGTATCCGGTGAAGGATCAGCGTGCGTTGCGCCGTTTCTATCAGGATCTGGCCGGTACCGGCGCGCCGAAGTTGCTGCGTGTGGAACTGCTGGTGCATCCGCTGGATACGCCGAACAGCCTGAACGGCTCCGGGATGGCGATTGCCAATCCGCCGTGGGGGCTGGAGGAAGAATTGCGTGAACTGCTGCCGTGGTTGTCGAAGAAGCTTGGGCAGACCCAGGGTGGGTGGCAGATGGATTGGTTGATCGCCGAGAGCTGA
- the putA gene encoding trifunctional transcriptional regulator/proline dehydrogenase/L-glutamate gamma-semialdehyde dehydrogenase — protein MATTTLGVKLDDPTRERLKAAATSIDRTPHWLIKQAIFNYLEKLEGGATLTELNGLTTKDADDAGEVQNDHAHQCFLEFAESILPQSVLRASITAAYRRPEPEVVPMLIEQARLPAPMAEATNKLAASIAEKLRNQKSAGGRAGIVQGLLQEFSLSSQEGVALMCLAEALLRIPDKGTRDALIRDKISTGNWQPHLGNSPSLFVNAATWGLLLTGKLVSTHNEAGLTSSLSRIIGKSGEPMIRKGVDMAMRLMGEQFVTGETIAEALANASKFEAKGFRYSYDMLGEAALTEHDAQKYLASYEQAIHSIGKASHGRGIYEGPGISIKLSALHPRYSRAQYERVMDELYPRLLSLTLLAKQYDIGLNIDAEEADRLELSLDLLERLCFEPQLTGWNGIGFVIQAYQKRCPYVIDYVIDLARRSRHRLMIRLVKGAYWDSEIKRAQVEGLEGYPVYTRKVYTDVSYIACARKLLAVPEVIYPQFATHNAHTLSAIYHIAGQNYYPGQYEFQCLHGMGEPLYEQVVGKVSEGKLNRPCRVYAPVGTHETLLAYLVRRLLENGANTSFVNRIADQSISIQELVADPVAQIEQMATVEGGFGLPHPRIPLPRDLYGSERANSSGIDMANEHRLASLSCALLATAHNDWKAAPMLGCASSNEAPAPVLNPADHRDVVGHVQEATVEDVNNAIQCALNAAPIWQATPPAERAAILERAADLMEGEIQPLMGLLAREAGKTFANAIAEVREAVDFLRYYAVQARNDFSNDAHRPLGPVVCISPWNFPLAIFSGQVAAALAAGNPVLAKPAEQTPLVAAQAVRLLLEAGIPEGVLQLLPGRGETVGAGLVGDERVKGVMFTGSTEVARLLQRNIAGRLDSQGRPIPLIAETGGQNAMIVDSSALTEQVVIDVVSSAFDSAGQRCSALRVLCLQEDSADRVIEMLKGAMAESRLGNPERLSVDIGPVIDAEAKAGIDKHIQAMRDKGRSVYQVAIADSEEVKRGTFVMPTLIELESFDELQREIFGPVLHVVRYKRKDIDQLIGQINASGYGLTLGVHTRIDETIAKVIDNVNAGNIYVNRNIVGAVVGVQPFGGEGLSGTGPKAGGPLYLYRLLSTRPTDAIEQSFARGDAAVAPDVRLRDAMSKPLNAFKAWAESNQYADLSTLCVQYAAQSQSGITRVLAGPTGEKNSYAILPREHVLCLADVEGDLLTQLAAVLAVGGSAVWPESDISKALFARLPKEVQARIKRVADWHKDEVVFDAVLHHGHSDQLRGVCQQIAKRAGAIVGVQGLSQGETNIALERLVIERALSVNTAAAGGNASLMTIG, from the coding sequence ATGGCTACCACCACCCTTGGGGTCAAACTTGATGACCCGACCCGCGAGCGCCTGAAGGCTGCCGCGACCTCGATTGATCGCACCCCGCACTGGCTGATCAAGCAGGCAATTTTCAATTACCTGGAAAAACTCGAGGGTGGTGCAACCCTGACCGAGCTGAACGGTTTGACCACCAAGGACGCCGACGACGCCGGTGAAGTCCAGAACGATCACGCCCACCAGTGCTTCCTCGAATTCGCTGAAAGCATCCTGCCGCAATCGGTACTGCGCGCTTCGATCACCGCCGCTTACCGTCGCCCAGAGCCGGAAGTGGTGCCGATGCTGATCGAGCAGGCGCGCCTGCCGGCACCGATGGCCGAAGCCACCAACAAACTCGCCGCGTCCATTGCGGAAAAACTGCGTAACCAGAAAAGTGCCGGCGGTCGTGCAGGCATTGTTCAGGGCCTGCTGCAGGAGTTTTCCCTGTCGTCCCAAGAAGGCGTGGCCCTGATGTGCCTGGCCGAAGCGCTGCTGCGCATCCCGGACAAGGGCACTCGCGATGCACTGATCCGCGACAAGATCAGCACCGGCAACTGGCAGCCGCACCTGGGCAACAGCCCGTCGTTGTTCGTCAACGCCGCGACCTGGGGTCTGCTGCTGACCGGCAAACTGGTGTCGACCCACAATGAAGCCGGCCTGACTTCGTCGCTGAGCCGGATCATCGGCAAGAGCGGCGAGCCGATGATCCGCAAGGGCGTCGACATGGCCATGCGCCTGATGGGCGAGCAGTTCGTCACCGGCGAAACCATCGCCGAAGCACTGGCCAACGCGAGCAAGTTCGAAGCCAAGGGCTTCCGTTATTCCTACGACATGCTCGGTGAAGCGGCGCTGACCGAACATGACGCGCAGAAGTACCTGGCGTCGTACGAACAAGCCATCCACTCGATCGGCAAAGCCTCCCACGGTCGTGGGATTTATGAAGGCCCGGGCATTTCCATCAAGCTCTCGGCCCTGCACCCGCGTTACAGCCGTGCGCAGTACGAGCGCGTGATGGATGAGCTGTACCCGCGCCTGCTGTCGCTGACCCTGCTGGCCAAGCAATACGACATCGGCCTGAACATCGACGCCGAAGAAGCCGACCGCCTGGAGCTGTCGCTGGATCTGCTCGAGCGCCTGTGCTTCGAGCCGCAACTGACCGGCTGGAACGGCATCGGTTTCGTTATCCAGGCTTATCAGAAGCGTTGCCCGTACGTGATCGACTACGTGATCGATCTGGCCCGCCGCAGCCGTCATCGTCTGATGATCCGTCTGGTGAAAGGCGCGTACTGGGACAGCGAAATCAAGCGCGCCCAGGTCGAAGGCCTGGAAGGCTATCCGGTCTACACCCGCAAGGTGTACACCGACGTTTCCTACATTGCCTGCGCCCGCAAACTGCTGGCGGTGCCGGAAGTCATCTACCCGCAGTTCGCCACGCACAACGCCCACACCCTGTCGGCGATTTATCACATTGCCGGTCAGAACTATTACCCGGGCCAGTACGAATTCCAGTGCCTGCACGGTATGGGCGAACCGCTTTACGAGCAAGTTGTCGGCAAAGTGTCCGAAGGCAAGCTGAACCGTCCGTGCCGCGTGTACGCACCGGTCGGTACTCACGAAACCCTGCTGGCGTACCTGGTACGACGTCTGCTGGAAAACGGCGCTAACACTTCGTTCGTCAACCGCATCGCCGACCAGTCGATTTCGATTCAGGAACTGGTGGCCGATCCGGTGGCCCAGATCGAGCAGATGGCGACCGTGGAGGGTGGTTTCGGCCTGCCGCACCCACGCATTCCGCTGCCGCGTGACCTGTATGGCTCCGAGCGCGCCAACTCCAGCGGCATCGACATGGCCAACGAACATCGTCTGGCCTCGCTGTCCTGCGCCCTGCTCGCCACCGCGCACAACGACTGGAAAGCCGCGCCGATGCTCGGTTGCGCTTCCAGCAACGAAGCGCCGGCACCGGTGCTGAACCCGGCAGATCACCGCGATGTGGTCGGTCACGTGCAGGAAGCCACCGTCGAAGATGTCAACAACGCGATCCAGTGCGCCCTTAACGCCGCACCGATCTGGCAGGCCACCCCGCCGGCCGAGCGCGCGGCGATTCTGGAGCGTGCCGCTGATCTGATGGAAGGCGAGATCCAGCCACTGATGGGCCTGCTGGCCCGTGAAGCCGGCAAGACCTTCGCCAACGCCATCGCCGAAGTCCGCGAAGCGGTCGACTTCCTGCGTTACTACGCAGTGCAGGCGCGCAACGATTTCAGCAATGACGCCCACCGCCCACTGGGCCCGGTGGTGTGCATCAGCCCGTGGAACTTCCCGCTGGCCATCTTCAGTGGTCAGGTCGCTGCCGCACTGGCCGCCGGTAACCCGGTCCTGGCCAAACCGGCAGAGCAGACTCCGCTGGTCGCCGCGCAAGCCGTGCGCCTGCTGCTGGAAGCCGGGATTCCCGAAGGCGTGCTGCAACTGCTGCCGGGTCGCGGTGAAACCGTCGGTGCCGGTCTGGTCGGTGATGAGCGCGTCAAAGGCGTGATGTTCACCGGCTCCACCGAAGTCGCGCGCCTGCTGCAACGCAATATCGCGGGTCGCCTCGACAGCCAGGGCCGTCCGATTCCGCTGATCGCCGAAACCGGCGGGCAGAACGCGATGATCGTCGACTCCTCGGCACTGACCGAACAAGTGGTGATCGACGTGGTGTCCTCGGCTTTCGACAGCGCCGGTCAGCGTTGCTCGGCACTGCGCGTACTGTGCCTGCAGGAAGATTCCGCCGACCGCGTCATCGAAATGCTCAAGGGCGCGATGGCGGAAAGCCGTCTCGGCAACCCTGAGCGTCTGTCCGTGGACATCGGCCCGGTGATCGACGCCGAAGCCAAGGCCGGCATCGACAAGCACATCCAGGCCATGCGCGACAAAGGTCGCAGCGTGTACCAGGTGGCTATCGCCGACAGCGAAGAAGTCAAACGCGGCACCTTCGTCATGCCGACCCTGATCGAGCTGGAAAGCTTCGACGAGTTGCAACGCGAGATCTTCGGCCCGGTGCTGCACGTGGTGCGCTACAAGCGCAAGGACATCGACCAGTTGATCGGCCAGATCAATGCCTCCGGTTATGGCCTGACCCTCGGCGTGCACACCCGCATCGACGAGACCATCGCCAAGGTGATCGACAACGTCAACGCCGGTAACATCTACGTCAACCGCAACATCGTCGGTGCCGTGGTCGGCGTGCAGCCATTCGGCGGCGAAGGCCTGTCGGGGACTGGCCCGAAGGCCGGTGGTCCGCTGTACCTGTACCGCTTGCTGTCGACCCGTCCTACTGACGCGATCGAACAATCCTTCGCGCGCGGTGATGCAGCCGTCGCCCCGGACGTGCGTCTGCGTGATGCCATGAGCAAACCGCTGAACGCCTTCAAGGCCTGGGCCGAGAGCAACCAGTACGCCGACCTGAGCACCCTGTGCGTGCAGTACGCCGCGCAATCGCAAAGCGGCATCACCCGCGTGCTGGCCGGCCCGACCGGCGAGAAGAACAGCTACGCGATCCTGCCGCGTGAACACGTGCTGTGCCTGGCGGACGTCGAAGGCGATCTGCTGACCCAACTGGCGGCGGTATTGGCTGTCGGCGGTTCGGCGGTATGGCCGGAGTCCGACATCAGCAAGGCCTTGTTCGCACGCCTGCCGAAGGAAGTTCAGGCGCGGATCAAACGGGTTGCCGACTGGCACAAGGATGAAGTGGTGTTTGATGCCGTGCTGCATCACGGTCATTCCGACCAGTTGCGTGGTGTCTGCCAGCAGATTGCCAAGCGCGCCGGTGCGATCGTTGGCGTTCAGGGCTTGTCCCAGGGCGAGACCAACATTGCGCTGGAGCGTCTGGTGATCGAACGGGCGTTGAGCGTCAACACCGCAGCGGCGGGGGGTAATGCGAGCTTGATGACCATCGGTTAA
- a CDS encoding acyl-CoA dehydrogenase, with protein MSETLLSSRNLAFELYEVLDAEGLTRRERFAEHNRETFDAAIGTARSIAEKYFAPHNRKGDENEPRYENGQAILIPEVKPAVDAFLEAGFLNAARSFEAGGMQLPTLLSQACFAHFQSANAATTSYPFLTMGAANLIESFGSDEQKQRFLQPMIDGRFFGTMALTEPHAGSSLSDIRTRAEPAPDGTYRLKGNKIFISGGDHPLSENIVHMVLAKLPDAPPGVKGISLFIVPKFLVNDDGSLGQRNDVLLAGLFHKMGWRGTTSTALNFGDNGECVGYLVGKPHHGLSYMFQMMNEARIGVGMGAVMLGYAGYLYSLEYARERPQGRVPDSKDPTTAPVAIIQHADVRRMLLTQKSYVEGAFDLGLYAARLFDDTTTLENEAERKQAHELLDLLTPIVKSWPSEFCLKANELAIQILGGHGYTREYPVEQYYRDNRLNPIHEGTHGIQSLDLLGRKLAQNGGAGLKQLIRLIANTAERATAYESLTVLREPLEQLVARLQTVTIGLLTDLAQGKVNSSLANSALYLKVFGHTVIGWRWLEQAIRAEEGLVKGNAADADFYKGKLQAARYFLTWEVPGCHHELALLEARDDTCLAMQDGWF; from the coding sequence ATGTCCGAGACGCTGCTCAGTTCCCGCAATCTGGCTTTCGAGCTGTACGAAGTCCTCGATGCCGAGGGCCTGACCCGGCGTGAGCGCTTTGCCGAGCACAACCGCGAGACCTTCGACGCGGCCATCGGCACCGCGCGCAGCATCGCCGAGAAATACTTCGCGCCGCACAACCGCAAGGGCGACGAGAACGAGCCGCGCTACGAGAACGGCCAGGCGATTCTGATTCCCGAAGTCAAGCCGGCGGTGGACGCGTTCCTCGAGGCGGGTTTCCTCAATGCCGCACGAAGCTTCGAAGCCGGCGGCATGCAACTGCCGACGCTGCTGTCGCAAGCTTGCTTTGCGCACTTTCAATCAGCGAACGCGGCGACCACTTCCTACCCGTTCCTGACCATGGGCGCGGCCAACCTGATCGAAAGCTTCGGCAGCGACGAGCAGAAACAGCGTTTCCTGCAACCGATGATCGACGGCCGTTTCTTCGGCACCATGGCCCTGACCGAACCGCACGCCGGCTCGTCGCTGTCGGATATTCGTACCCGCGCCGAGCCGGCGCCTGACGGCACGTATCGACTCAAGGGCAACAAGATCTTCATTTCCGGCGGCGATCACCCGCTGTCGGAAAACATCGTGCACATGGTCCTGGCCAAGCTGCCGGACGCACCGCCGGGGGTGAAGGGGATTTCGCTGTTCATCGTGCCGAAGTTTCTGGTCAACGATGACGGCAGCCTCGGCCAGCGCAACGATGTGCTGCTGGCTGGGTTGTTCCACAAGATGGGCTGGCGCGGCACCACCTCAACGGCACTGAATTTCGGCGATAACGGCGAGTGTGTCGGCTATCTGGTAGGCAAGCCGCACCATGGCTTGAGCTACATGTTCCAGATGATGAACGAGGCGCGGATTGGCGTCGGCATGGGTGCGGTGATGCTCGGCTACGCCGGTTACCTGTACTCGCTGGAATACGCCCGCGAACGCCCGCAGGGTCGGGTGCCGGACAGCAAGGATCCGACCACCGCGCCAGTGGCGATCATTCAGCACGCGGACGTCAGACGCATGCTGCTGACGCAAAAATCCTACGTCGAAGGGGCCTTTGACCTCGGTCTGTACGCCGCACGGCTGTTCGATGACACCACCACGCTGGAGAACGAAGCCGAGCGCAAACAGGCGCATGAGCTGCTGGACTTGCTGACGCCGATCGTCAAATCCTGGCCGTCGGAGTTCTGCCTGAAGGCCAACGAACTGGCGATCCAGATTCTCGGCGGCCATGGCTACACCCGCGAATACCCGGTGGAGCAGTATTACCGCGACAACCGTCTGAACCCGATCCACGAAGGCACTCACGGCATTCAGTCGCTGGACTTGCTCGGGCGCAAACTGGCGCAGAATGGCGGCGCCGGATTGAAGCAACTGATCCGTCTGATCGCCAACACCGCCGAGCGCGCGACCGCGTATGAATCTCTGACCGTACTGCGTGAGCCACTGGAGCAACTGGTGGCTCGCTTGCAAACAGTCACCATCGGCCTGCTGACCGATCTGGCGCAGGGCAAGGTCAATAGCAGCCTGGCGAATTCGGCGCTGTACCTGAAAGTGTTCGGGCACACGGTGATTGGCTGGCGCTGGCTGGAACAGGCGATCCGCGCCGAGGAAGGTTTGGTCAAGGGCAATGCGGCGGATGCCGACTTCTATAAGGGTAAGTTGCAGGCGGCGCGGTACTTCCTGACGTGGGAAGTGCCGGGCTGTCACCATGAGCTGGCGTTGCTCGAGGCGCGGGATGATACGTGCCTGGCGATGCAGGATGGGTGGTTCTGA
- the putP gene encoding sodium/proline symporter PutP, translating into MSVSNPTLITFVIYIAAMVLIGFMAYRSTNNLSDYILGGRSLGSVVTALSAGASDMSGWLLMGLPGAIYMSGLSESWIAIGLIVGAYLNWLFVAGRLRVQTEHNGDALTLPDYFSSRFEDKSGLLRIISAIVILVFFTIYCASGIVAGARLFESTFGMSYETALWAGAAATIAYTFVGGFLAVSWTDTVQATLMIFALLLTPIIVLLATGGVDTTFLAIEAQDPSNFDMLKGTTFIGIISLMGWGLGYFGQPHILARFMAADSVKSIANARRISMTWMILCLGGTVAVGFFGIAYFSAHPEVAGPVTENHERVFIELAKILFNPWVAGVLLSAILAAVMSTLSCQLLVCSSALTEDFYKTFLRKSASQVELVWVGRAMVLLVALIAIAMAANPENRVLGLVSYAWAGFGAAFGPVVLISVIWKDMTRNGALAGILVGAITVVVWKHFEVMGLYEIIPGFIFASLAIYIVSKLGAPTAGMVQRFQAAEKDFHLNK; encoded by the coding sequence ATGAGCGTAAGCAATCCAACACTGATCACCTTCGTGATCTACATCGCAGCAATGGTGCTGATCGGCTTCATGGCCTATCGCTCCACCAACAACCTCTCTGACTACATTCTTGGCGGCCGCAGCCTGGGCAGCGTCGTGACGGCTCTGTCCGCCGGTGCTTCCGACATGAGCGGCTGGTTGCTGATGGGCCTGCCGGGTGCCATCTACATGTCCGGTCTGTCGGAAAGCTGGATCGCCATCGGCCTCATCGTCGGCGCCTACCTGAACTGGCTGTTTGTCGCCGGCCGTCTGCGCGTGCAGACCGAGCACAACGGCGATGCCCTGACCCTGCCGGACTACTTCTCCAGCCGTTTTGAAGACAAGAGCGGCCTGCTGCGCATCATCTCGGCGATCGTGATTCTGGTGTTCTTCACCATTTATTGCGCATCCGGCATCGTGGCCGGCGCCCGTCTGTTCGAAAGCACCTTCGGCATGTCCTACGAGACGGCGCTGTGGGCCGGTGCGGCGGCGACGATTGCCTACACCTTCGTCGGCGGTTTCCTCGCGGTGAGCTGGACCGATACCGTACAAGCCACGTTGATGATTTTCGCGCTGCTGCTGACGCCGATCATCGTGCTGCTGGCCACCGGCGGCGTCGATACCACGTTCCTGGCCATCGAAGCGCAGGATCCAAGCAACTTCGACATGCTCAAGGGCACCACCTTCATCGGCATCATCTCGCTGATGGGCTGGGGTCTGGGTTACTTCGGTCAGCCGCACATCCTTGCGCGTTTCATGGCCGCTGACTCGGTGAAGTCGATTGCCAACGCCCGTCGCATCTCCATGACCTGGATGATCCTGTGCCTGGGCGGCACCGTCGCCGTGGGCTTCTTCGGCATCGCCTACTTCTCGGCGCACCCGGAAGTGGCCGGTCCCGTGACCGAGAACCACGAGCGGGTGTTCATCGAACTGGCGAAAATCCTCTTCAACCCTTGGGTTGCCGGTGTCTTGCTGTCGGCGATTCTCGCGGCTGTGATGAGCACCTTGAGCTGCCAGCTGCTGGTGTGCTCGAGCGCCCTCACCGAAGACTTCTACAAAACCTTCCTGCGCAAATCCGCCTCCCAGGTTGAACTGGTCTGGGTCGGCCGCGCGATGGTGTTGCTGGTGGCGCTGATTGCTATCGCCATGGCCGCCAACCCGGAAAACCGCGTGCTGGGCCTGGTGTCCTACGCCTGGGCCGGTTTCGGTGCCGCGTTCGGTCCAGTGGTGCTGATCTCGGTGATCTGGAAAGACATGACCCGCAACGGCGCGCTGGCCGGCATTCTGGTCGGCGCCATCACCGTGGTGGTGTGGAAGCATTTCGAGGTGATGGGGCTGTACGAAATCATCCCGGGCTTCATCTTCGCCAGCCTGGCGATCTACATCGTCAGCAAGCTCGGCGCGCCGACCGCTGGCATGGTGCAACGCTTCCAGGCAGCGGAAAAAGATTTCCACCTGAACAAGTGA
- a CDS encoding methyl-accepting chemotaxis protein codes for MQLWRRSIQWQLILSMGTALLVSILIVVGIYTLVVNRLAQSYLVEQALPSSIEATRNDIERILVQPLTAAKDIASNSMVRDWLASGEDSSKTAAFAQYLEGIRAEHKAFTALIIGTESNHYITEKGLDRTLSRAKPADAWFYAFLDSNQPRTLNIDNDGATGELALFIDLKVEQAGKVVGVAGLGLSMKELSELIHNFSFGERGKVYLVRSDGLIQVHPEAQFSGKRTLTEQIGASAAQAVMGQKVAANSSFRRDGEDFLAFSLPLRDLGWTLVAEVPQSQIYAEARKAMWMSGGIGLAVALVCLALVVWLAQGLVRPIRQVTAALVAIGSGGGDLTHRLDSSRADELGDLSRGFNRFLDSQRGMIGEVLTTSERLRTAVGQVAIVVENTAERSGRQQEMTDMVATAVHEMGLTVQEIAQNAGNAALASQTARDEALQAREVVGGSIRHIESMSDEIGLAAGAVGELAHQVASIDSVLAVIRGVSEQTNLLALNAAIEAARAGDMGRGFAVVADEVRTLARRTQASTDEIQQMIGSLKQGAENAVSSMRTGQAATGTGVESSQRTGASLTAITGQVERISDMNHQVATATEEQSAVTEEINRNVQGISDLARATAGEVRACREDCQMLQRLADDLARQMGGFKLS; via the coding sequence ATGCAGTTGTGGCGACGCAGTATTCAATGGCAGCTGATTCTCAGCATGGGCACCGCCCTGCTGGTCAGCATCCTGATCGTGGTTGGCATTTATACCCTGGTGGTCAACCGCCTCGCCCAGAGCTATCTGGTCGAACAAGCGCTGCCGTCGAGCATCGAAGCGACGCGCAACGACATCGAACGCATCCTCGTCCAGCCCCTGACCGCCGCCAAAGACATCGCCAGCAACAGCATGGTGCGCGACTGGCTGGCCTCGGGTGAAGACAGCAGCAAAACGGCGGCCTTCGCGCAGTATCTGGAAGGCATCCGCGCCGAACATAAAGCCTTCACCGCGTTGATCATCGGCACCGAATCCAATCACTACATCACCGAAAAAGGCCTGGATCGCACCCTCAGCCGGGCCAAACCGGCCGATGCCTGGTTCTATGCCTTTCTCGACAGCAACCAGCCGCGCACCCTGAACATCGACAACGATGGCGCCACCGGAGAATTGGCGCTGTTCATCGACTTGAAGGTCGAGCAGGCCGGCAAAGTGGTCGGCGTCGCGGGGCTGGGTCTGAGCATGAAAGAGCTGTCGGAGCTGATCCACAACTTCAGCTTTGGCGAGCGCGGCAAGGTCTATCTCGTGCGTTCCGACGGTTTGATCCAGGTCCATCCCGAGGCGCAGTTCAGTGGCAAGCGCACCCTCACGGAGCAGATCGGTGCGTCGGCGGCGCAAGCGGTCATGGGTCAAAAAGTCGCCGCTAACAGTTCCTTCCGGCGCGATGGCGAAGACTTCCTCGCCTTCAGCCTGCCGCTGCGCGATCTGGGCTGGACGCTGGTGGCCGAAGTGCCGCAATCGCAGATCTACGCCGAAGCCCGCAAGGCGATGTGGATGAGCGGCGGCATCGGTCTGGCGGTGGCACTGGTGTGCCTGGCGCTGGTGGTGTGGCTGGCCCAAGGGTTGGTGCGACCGATTCGTCAGGTAACAGCCGCGCTGGTAGCAATCGGTAGCGGCGGTGGAGATTTGACCCATCGGTTAGATTCCAGCCGCGCCGATGAACTGGGCGATCTCTCGCGCGGCTTCAACCGCTTTCTCGACAGCCAGCGCGGGATGATCGGCGAAGTGCTGACCACCAGCGAGCGCCTGCGCACCGCGGTCGGCCAAGTGGCGATAGTGGTGGAGAACACCGCCGAACGCTCAGGGCGCCAGCAGGAAATGACCGACATGGTCGCCACGGCGGTGCATGAGATGGGCCTGACCGTGCAGGAAATCGCGCAGAACGCCGGCAACGCCGCGCTGGCCTCGCAAACCGCGCGGGATGAAGCGCTGCAGGCGCGGGAAGTGGTTGGCGGCTCGATCCGCCACATCGAAAGCATGTCCGACGAGATCGGCCTGGCGGCGGGCGCGGTCGGTGAGCTGGCGCATCAGGTGGCGTCGATCGATTCGGTGCTGGCGGTGATTCGCGGGGTGTCCGAGCAGACCAACTTGCTGGCACTCAACGCGGCGATTGAAGCGGCGCGCGCGGGGGACATGGGCCGCGGATTTGCCGTGGTGGCGGATGAAGTGCGCACCTTGGCGCGCAGGACGCAGGCGTCCACCGACGAGATTCAGCAGATGATCGGCAGCCTCAAGCAAGGCGCAGAAAACGCGGTGTCATCGATGCGCACCGGGCAGGCGGCGACCGGCACCGGGGTTGAGTCGAGCCAGCGTACCGGGGCGTCGTTGACCGCGATTACCGGGCAGGTCGAGCGTATCAGCGACATGAACCATCAGGTTGCGACCGCGACGGAAGAACAGTCGGCGGTGACTGAAGAGATTAACCGCAACGTACAGGGGATTTCCGATCTGGCCCGGGCCACGGCGGGCGAGGTGCGGGCGTGTCGTGAGGATTGTCAGATGTTGCAGCGGTTGGCGGATGATCTGGCAAGGCAGATGGGTGGGTTCAAGTTGAGCTGA
- a CDS encoding DUF4123 domain-containing protein produces MNKLIPQHWLQRQPLMADEQLFAVLSRTSDGDPFKVWSGSTTAQAPSPIWADTIYAEWDAVMPFVGIVAVDSEFLDWVATTESLDWGWLAVSSASLEVVVEHFRSLTQVLMLDGKAVFFRFWDGRFLSPILQCEAVSAAQLLPVISRGLINGQAIDIGGKAQVSGLVFPWWKVPESVLAADGADVQVSNAVQWLSEECPALFEAFPESVLRCKVSQFFRVSASEDLTQSALLAYLQDEAE; encoded by the coding sequence ATGAATAAACTAATTCCCCAACATTGGTTACAGCGTCAGCCGTTAATGGCCGATGAGCAACTGTTTGCAGTTCTCAGCAGAACCAGCGATGGCGACCCGTTCAAGGTCTGGAGCGGGTCAACTACCGCACAAGCGCCAAGTCCGATTTGGGCGGACACTATTTACGCCGAGTGGGATGCCGTGATGCCCTTCGTGGGAATTGTCGCTGTGGACAGTGAGTTTCTCGATTGGGTGGCAACTACTGAATCTCTTGATTGGGGCTGGCTGGCGGTTTCTTCGGCGAGCCTTGAAGTGGTGGTTGAGCATTTTCGCAGTTTGACCCAGGTGTTGATGCTGGACGGCAAAGCGGTGTTTTTCCGTTTTTGGGATGGGCGGTTTTTGTCGCCGATCTTGCAGTGCGAGGCGGTCAGCGCGGCGCAGCTGTTGCCGGTGATCTCGCGTGGACTGATTAATGGTCAGGCCATTGATATCGGGGGGAAGGCGCAGGTTTCCGGGCTGGTGTTTCCATGGTGGAAAGTGCCGGAATCGGTGTTGGCAGCGGACGGAGCTGATGTTCAGGTCAGTAACGCTGTGCAGTGGCTGAGCGAGGAATGTCCGGCGTTGTTCGAGGCATTTCCCGAGTCGGTTTTGCGCTGCAAGGTCAGCCAGTTTTTTCGAGTTTCAGCGTCGGAAGATTTGACGCAATCGGCGTTATTGGCGTATTTGCAGGACGAAGCAGAATGA